One window of Quercus robur chromosome 5, dhQueRobu3.1, whole genome shotgun sequence genomic DNA carries:
- the LOC126728624 gene encoding uncharacterized protein LOC126728624: MSALSWNCRGLGNLQTVRELQEVIASEDPILVFLMETKLSKEEMTKKKYNFGFTEGLVVASNGSKGGLALLWKNEVMVDVQTFGPWHIDAEVGGMDGIGKWRFTGFYGQPDTSRREETWRILKRLGNSNHLTWLCIGDFNEIVNDAEKLGGNLRSPKQMERFRDAINRCRFKDLGYVQLDRALATPEWYSNFANAKLHHLSTTASNHYILALRWTQGEKRRNRGVKPFRFEAIWRHDPRCAAVVSDAWEFGLGVPTGHPLQNCISSYNACLTQWNKREFGHVGNQIKSLRNRLQVLETTPEHNMESIWQVRQSLNSWLDMEEVMWKQRSRNNYLKEGDRNTSFFLTNASNRKQRNWIQGLEDKNGLWQEGMDEIEYMLTRDFQASEVAQALKQMHLNTAAGQDSLPLLFYQKFKSLTATYVTQAALDFLNHGIVPPNYNDTQIVLIPKVQNPRKITEYRPISLCNVAYKIVSKAVANRLKSVLSIIVSENRSAFTKGRFITDNVLVAFETMHYISQKKSGRVGEMALKLDMSKAYNRVEWTCLENIMRKIGVHQKMIEVIMRCITIVTYSIHINGQTCGRIVPSKSLHQGDPLSPYLFLFCAKGLSTLLRHAVERQAIHGVAVCRRAPRIFHLFFADDSLVFCRASLEECNELQRIFTVYEVASSQQLNKVKTALFFSKNTPRAVQKEIKARFGAQVIRQHEKYLGLPSLVGRSKKNTFHDLKDKLGKKLSRWKEKLLSNASKELLIKAIGQAIPFYTMSCFKLPNSLCDKLASMVHKFWWGQNNRVDKMAWLSWEKICTPKETGSMGFRDLKAFNLALLAKQGWRLQTCTNSLFYHVFQAKYFPNGDFLSATLGTKPSYAWRSIFVAQQIVRKGSRWRIGNGAKVRIWGDRWLPLSSTYRVVTPCPNVGAELPVATLIDYQKGEWDLEALQRTLMAKDAESALSIALSPTLPEDRLIWAMTSSGKFTVKSAYRLALDERAGHGAKESSNSTCMKEFWKFIW, from the exons ATGAGTGCATTAAGCTGGAActgtcgggggcttgggaacctccAAACAGTTCGAGAACTCCAAGAGGTGATTGCCTCTGAAGATCCCATCTTAGTTTTCCTTATGGAAACTAAGCTGTCCAAGGAAGAGATGACCAAAAAGAAGTATAATTTTGGGTTTACAGAAGGGTTGGTAGTGGCTAGCAATGGAAGTAAAGGGGGGCTGGCATTACTATGGAAGAATGAGGTAATGGTGGATGTCCAAACATTTGGCCCATGGCATATAGATGCAGAGGTGGGTGGGATGGATGGAATAGGGAAGTGGAGGTTCACAGGGTTTTATGGGCAACCGGATACGAGTAGGAGAGAGGAGACATGGCGAATTCTCAAGAGGCTAGGAAACTCAAACCATCTTACCTGGCTGTGTATAGGGGACTTCAACGAAATCGTTAATGATGCTGAGAAGCTTGGGGGTAATCTGAGGTCACCAAAACAGATGGAAAGATTTCGGGATGCCATAAATAGATGCCGATTCAAAGACTTGGGTTAT GTTCAACTAGATCGAGCATTGGCCACTCCGGAATGGTATTCAAACTTTGCAAATGCGAAGTTGCACCATCTATCGACCACTGCGTCGAATCACTACATACTAGCTCTTCGGTGGACTCAAGGGGAGAAACGGCGGAATAGGGGTGTGAAACCTTTTAGGTTTGAAGCTATATGGCGTCATGATCCAAGGTGTGCGGCGGTTGTAAGTGATGCATGGGAATTTGGCCTCGGTGTACCTACGGGTCATCCACTCCAGAACTGTATTTCATCATATAATGCATGCCTTACTCAGTGGAATAAAAGAGAGTTTGGTCATGTTGGCAATCAGATCAAGTCACTTCGAAATAGACTTCAAGTTCTAGAAACCACCCCAGAGCATAATATGGAATCTATTTGGCAGGTCAGGCAATCTTTAAACTCTTGGTTGGATATGGAAGAGGTCATGTGGAAACAACGATCTCGAAACAATTATCTAAAGGAGGGGGATCGTAATACAAGTTTCTTCCTTACCAACGCGTCAAACAGGAAGCAACGGAATTGGATTCAGGGACTGGAGGATAAGAATGGGCTATGGCAGGAGGGTATGGACGAGATTGAATAT ATGTTGACTAGAGACTTTCAGGCTTCAGAAGTTGCCCAAGCATTAAAGCAAATGCACCTTAATACTGCAGCAGGACAGGACAGCTTGCCACTTTTATTCTATCAAAAATTCAAGTCACTCACCGCCACCTATGTCACTCAAGCTGCACTTGATTTCTTGAATCATGGTATTGTCCCTCCTAACTATAATGACACCCAGATTGTTCTTATTCCTAAAGTCCAAAACCCTAGAAAAATCACTGAATATAGGCCTATTAGTTTATGTAATGTGGCTTACAAAATAGTTTCTAAGGCAGTTGCTAATAGACTAAAGAGTGTATTATCAATAATTGTCAGTGAGAATCGAAGTGCTTTTACCAAAGGGCGCTTTATAACTGATAATGTATTGGTTGCATTCGAAACCATGCATTATATTAGCCAAAAGAAGTCTGGGAGAGTTGGGGAGATGGCTTTAAAATTAGACATGAGCAAAGCTTATAATAGGGTAGAATGGACTTGCTTGGAGAATATTATGAGGAAAATAGGTGTTCATCAAAAAATGATTGAAGTGATTATGAGGTGTATAACAATTGTCACATATTCTATCCACATTAATGGGCAAACCTGTGGCAGAATTGTACCCTCTAAGAGCCTCCACCAAGGGGACCCATTATCTCCTTATCTGTTTCTATTTTGTGCAAAGGGTCTTTCAACACTTCTCCGTCATGCAGTAGAGAGGCAAGCTATCCATGGTGTGGCTGTTTGTCGGAGAGCTCCAAGAATTTTCCATCTATTCTTTGCTGATGATAGCTTGGTATTTTGTCGAGCATCATTAGAAGAATGTAATGAACTACAACGCATATTCACCGTATATGAAGTTGCCTCAAGCCAACAACTCAATAAAGTCAAGACTGCCCTCTTTTTCAGTAAGAATACTCCACGTGCAGTACAGAAAGAAATTAAAGCTAGATTTGGAGCCCAAGTCATACGCCAGCATGAAAAATACCTAGGCCTACCTTCATTGGTTGGGAGATCCAAAAAGAACACCTTCCACGATCTCAAAGACAAACTTGGCAAAAAACTATCGAGGTGGAAGGAAAAGCTTTTATCAAATGCGAGCAaggaattattaataaaagcaaTTGGCCAAGCAATTCCTTTTTACACTATGAGTTGCTTCAAACTCCCAAATTCCTTATGTGATAAGCTTGCTAGTATGGTTcacaaattttggtgggggcaaaatAATAGGGTGGACAAGATGGCTTGGCTTAGTTGGGAGAAGATATGCACTCCTAAGGAGACTGGCAGCATGGGATTTAGGGACCTCAAGGCCTTTAACTTGGCATTACTAGCCAAGCAAGGGTGGCGCCTTCAAACCTGTACTAATTCCCTATTCTATCATGTCTTCCAAGCTAAATATTTCCCGAATGGAGACTTTCTCTCAGCTACTTTGGGCACAAAACCATCATATGCTTGGAGAAGTATATTTGTTGCACAACAGATAGTCCGAAAAGGGAGCCGTTGGAGGATAGGAAATGGGGCCAAAGTTCGAATATGGGGTGACCGCTGGCTCCCTTTGTCTTCCACATACAGAGTTGTAACACCATGCCCGAATGTTGGTGCTGAATTACCAGTGGCTACATTAATTGACTACCAGAAAGGAGAATGGGACTTGGAAGCCCTCCAACGAACCCTCATGGCCAAAGATGCTGAATCGGCTCTCTCCATTGCACTGAGCCCGACTCTGCCTGAAGATCGTCTCATCTGGGCTATGACTTCTTCAGGGAAATTCACGGTGAAATCGGCATATAGGTTGGCACTGGATGAGAGAGCTGGCCACGGTGCTAAGGAGAGCTCAAACTCAACATGCATGAAGGAGTTTTGgaagtttatttggtga
- the LOC126728625 gene encoding uncharacterized protein LOC126728625 has protein sequence MTAWGIWTNQNEVRHGKSRKPTSVLAQWTKEYLENYVMANHSTRPYKELVEATWQPPKPPWYKASMDGAVFSQQKETGIGVVIRDHHGAVVATLSKKLKASLGAIEVEAKAMEEAVNFTWDMGIRDCLFESDSLTVVNAMLCLIDPPSSIANIIAGSLSQLYELRDVNFSHVVRSGNKVAHTLAQFAKGEETPGCIEQLMSQYVLFLS, from the coding sequence ATGACAGCATGGGGTATTTGGACGAACCAGAATGAGGTGCGCCATGGGAAGAGTAGAAAACCTACTTCTGTTCTTGCTCAGTGGACAAAAGAATACTTGGAGAACTACGTGATGGCTAACCACTCTACTCGGCCATACAAAGAATTAGTGGAAGCAACGTGGCAGCCTCCCAAGCCTCCGTGGTATAAAGCCAGCATGGATGGTGCAGTATTTTCTCAGCAAAAGGAAACCGGAATTGGGGTTGTAATTAGGGACCATCACGGGGCTGTGGTGGCAACACTAAGCAAGAAACTAAAAGCTTCGTTGGGTGCTATTGAGGTGGAGGCAAAAGCAATGGAGGAAGCAGTCAACTTCACATGGGATATGGGGATCCGAGATTGCCTATTCGAAAGTGACTCCCTCACTGTGGTGAACGCCATGTTGTGCCTTATAGACCCTCCCTCATCTATTGCTAATATTATTGCTGGGTCTTTGTCCCAGCTTTATGAGCTTCGAGATGTCAACTTTAGTCATGTGGTTCGGTCAGGGAATAAGGTTGCACACACGTTAGCTCAATTTGCAAAAGGTGAGGAAACTCCAGGTTGTATTGAGCAACTGATGTCCCAGTATGTACTGTTTTTATCTTAG